From the Thermus thermamylovorans genome, one window contains:
- a CDS encoding class I mannose-6-phosphate isomerase, giving the protein MRRLEPKPVPRVWGGSALGFGPGVGEVWLAEEPLLVKLLDPADWLSVQVHPPHAYAWEVEGKPGKYEAWYVLTPGEIVYGFARPVSPEEVRRRAEAGALEEVLHRVRVVPGQLVYLPAGVVHALGPGTRVYEVQTPSDLTYRLYDYGRPRELHLEKALEVALLEPTPLLPAQPEPVEGGERLLRTPHFRLCRYPLRGGLYLKPQAPLLLTLLQGEALVERVRLQPPATVLLEPGEGVWVEGEGWLLGASPGGL; this is encoded by the coding sequence GTGCGGCGCCTGGAACCCAAGCCGGTACCAAGGGTCTGGGGGGGAAGCGCCCTGGGCTTCGGCCCTGGGGTGGGGGAGGTTTGGCTCGCGGAGGAGCCCCTCCTGGTGAAGCTCCTGGACCCCGCAGACTGGCTTTCCGTGCAGGTCCACCCCCCCCACGCCTACGCCTGGGAGGTGGAGGGAAAGCCCGGAAAGTACGAGGCCTGGTACGTGCTCACCCCGGGGGAGATCGTCTACGGCTTCGCCCGCCCCGTGTCCCCGGAGGAGGTGCGGCGCCGGGCGGAGGCGGGCGCCCTGGAGGAGGTCTTGCATCGGGTGCGGGTGGTCCCCGGCCAGCTGGTCTACCTGCCTGCGGGGGTGGTGCACGCCCTGGGCCCGGGGACGCGGGTCTACGAGGTGCAGACCCCCTCGGACCTCACCTACCGCCTCTACGACTACGGCCGCCCCCGGGAGCTCCACCTGGAGAAGGCCCTGGAGGTGGCCCTCCTGGAGCCCACCCCATTGCTCCCAGCCCAGCCCGAGCCGGTGGAGGGAGGAGAGCGCCTCCTCCGGACGCCCCATTTCCGCCTTTGCCGCTATCCCTTGCGGGGGGGGCTTTACCTGAAGCCCCAGGCCCCCCTGCTCCTCACCCTCCTGCAGGGAGAGGCCCTGGTGGAGAGGGTTCGCCTTCAACCCCCAGCCACCGTCCTCTTGGAGCCGGGGGAAGGGGTCTGGGTGGAGGGGGAAGGGTGGCTTCTTGGGGCTAGCCCTGGAGGGCTTTGA
- a CDS encoding NUDIX domain-containing protein, protein MEDRPRYPIPTVGALVEQAGRVLLVRTAKWRGLWGVPGGKVEWGEGLEEALRREFREEVGLELRGVRLALVQEAIFSEEFHKPIHMLLFNYFALGEGEVRPGEEILEWAWVEPGAGLAFPLNTFTRRLLERYLEGA, encoded by the coding sequence ATGGAGGATCGTCCGCGCTATCCCATCCCCACGGTAGGGGCCCTGGTGGAGCAGGCGGGCCGGGTGCTTTTGGTGCGCACAGCCAAGTGGCGGGGGCTTTGGGGGGTGCCCGGGGGGAAGGTGGAGTGGGGGGAGGGCCTGGAGGAGGCCTTGCGGCGGGAGTTCCGGGAGGAGGTGGGCCTGGAGCTTCGAGGGGTACGCCTCGCTTTGGTACAGGAGGCCATCTTCAGCGAAGAGTTCCACAAGCCCATCCACATGCTCCTCTTCAACTACTTTGCCCTGGGGGAAGGGGAGGTGCGGCCGGGGGAGGAGATCCTGGAATGGGCCTGGGTGGAGCCCGGGGCGGGGCTTGCCTTCCCCCTGAACACCTTTACCCGGAGGCTTCTGGAGCGGTACTTGGAGGGAGCATGA
- a CDS encoding HU family DNA-binding protein — MAARKTVTKADLVDQVAAATGLKKKDVKAAVDAFLSKVEGALAGGNKVQLTGFGTFEVRKRKARTGVKPGTKERIKIPATQYPAFKPGKALKEQVKK; from the coding sequence ATGGCAGCAAGGAAAACGGTAACCAAGGCAGACCTGGTGGATCAGGTGGCGGCGGCTACCGGCCTCAAGAAGAAGGACGTGAAGGCAGCGGTGGATGCCTTCCTCTCCAAGGTGGAGGGGGCGCTGGCCGGGGGCAACAAGGTGCAGCTCACCGGCTTCGGCACCTTCGAGGTGCGCAAGCGCAAGGCCCGCACCGGGGTGAAGCCCGGCACCAAGGAGAGGATCAAGATTCCCGCTACCCAGTATCCGGCCTTCAAGCCCGGCAAGGCCCTCAAGGAGCAGGTTAAGAAGTAG
- the cmk gene encoding (d)CMP kinase produces MRGIVTIDGPSASGKSSVARRVAEALGVPYLSSGLLYRAAAHLALRAGVDPGNEAGLLALLAVSRVRLLPERAGNRVLADGEDLTPFLHTPEVDRTVSRVARHKGVRAWVNERLKEVPPPFVAEGRDMGTAVFPEAPHKFYLTARPEVRAERRAKERPQAYEEVLRDLLLRDERDRGQSAPAPDALVIDTSEMGLEAVVARVLSHIQD; encoded by the coding sequence ATGCGGGGCATCGTGACCATCGACGGGCCCTCGGCCTCGGGGAAGAGCTCCGTGGCCAGACGGGTGGCGGAGGCCCTGGGGGTGCCCTACCTTTCCAGCGGCCTCCTCTACCGGGCGGCGGCCCATCTGGCCTTGCGGGCGGGGGTGGACCCGGGGAACGAGGCGGGGCTTTTGGCCCTTCTGGCGGTTTCTCGGGTACGCCTTCTCCCAGAGAGGGCGGGCAACCGGGTGTTGGCGGATGGGGAAGACCTCACCCCCTTCCTCCATACCCCCGAGGTGGACCGCACCGTCTCCCGGGTGGCCCGCCACAAGGGGGTGCGGGCCTGGGTGAACGAGAGGCTCAAGGAGGTGCCTCCCCCCTTCGTGGCCGAGGGGCGGGACATGGGGACGGCGGTCTTCCCCGAGGCGCCGCACAAGTTCTACCTCACCGCCCGCCCCGAGGTGCGGGCCGAAAGGCGGGCCAAGGAGCGGCCCCAGGCCTACGAGGAGGTGCTAAGGGACCTCCTCCTGCGGGACGAGCGGGACCGGGGGCAAAGCGCCCCTGCCCCCGACGCCCTGGTCATCGACACCAGCGAGATGGGCCTCGAGGCGGTGGTGGCCCGGGTGCTCTCCCACATCCAGGACTGA
- the ftsH gene encoding ATP-dependent zinc metalloprotease FtsH, whose amino-acid sequence MSRLPHLLVLVLAVFLLVWAFSLAGTPGGSGGAVNYTTFLEDLQAGRVKEVVVRAGDTRIQGTLTDGSTFTTFAASPPDNETLESWTKRGVSVRVEPPANPNPLGFLWPLLLVGLLVGALFYFSRAGRAGPSDGAFSFTKSRAKVLTEAPKVTFKDVAGAEEAKEELREIVEFLKNPARFHEMGARIPKGVLLVGPPGVGKTHIARAVAGEARVPFITASGSDFVEMFVGVGAARVRDLFETAKRHAPCIVFIDEIDAVGRRRGGGVGGGNDEREQTLNQLLVEMDGFEKDSTVIVMAATNRPDVLDPALLRPGRFDRQVAIDAPDVKGREQILRIHARGKPLAEDVDLALLAKRTPGFVGADLENLLNEAALLAAREGRKKITMKDLEEAADRVMMGPAKKSLVLTSRDRRITAYHEAGHALAAHYLEHVEGVHKVTIVPRGRALGFMMPRREDMLHWSRKRLLDQIAVALAGRAAEELVFEDVTTGAENDFRQATELARRMITEWGMHPEFGPVAYALREDTYLGGYDVRQYSEATAKRIDEAVRCLIEEQYGRVKTLLQERREVLERVAETLLEVETLTAEEFQRVVEGLPPEPAKPEEREEKEAPRVVPKVKPGGALGGA is encoded by the coding sequence ATGTCCCGGCTCCCCCATCTCTTGGTGTTGGTCCTGGCGGTGTTCCTCCTGGTCTGGGCCTTCAGCCTTGCCGGCACCCCGGGCGGCTCCGGCGGGGCCGTGAACTACACCACCTTTCTCGAGGACCTGCAGGCGGGCCGGGTAAAGGAAGTGGTGGTCCGCGCCGGGGATACCCGCATCCAGGGCACCCTCACCGACGGCTCCACCTTCACCACTTTTGCCGCCAGCCCCCCGGACAACGAGACCCTGGAGTCCTGGACCAAGCGGGGGGTGAGCGTGCGGGTGGAGCCTCCTGCTAACCCCAACCCCTTGGGCTTCCTCTGGCCCTTGCTCCTGGTGGGGCTTCTGGTGGGCGCCCTCTTCTACTTTTCCCGGGCTGGGCGGGCCGGGCCCTCGGACGGGGCCTTCAGCTTCACCAAGAGCCGGGCCAAGGTGCTCACCGAGGCCCCCAAGGTCACCTTCAAGGACGTGGCCGGGGCCGAGGAGGCCAAGGAGGAGCTCAGGGAGATCGTGGAGTTCCTCAAGAACCCCGCCCGCTTCCACGAGATGGGGGCCCGGATCCCCAAGGGGGTTCTGCTGGTGGGCCCCCCGGGGGTGGGCAAGACCCACATCGCCCGGGCGGTGGCCGGGGAGGCCCGGGTGCCCTTCATCACCGCAAGCGGTTCCGACTTCGTGGAGATGTTCGTGGGGGTGGGGGCGGCCCGGGTGCGGGACCTCTTCGAGACCGCCAAGCGCCATGCCCCCTGCATCGTCTTCATCGATGAGATCGACGCCGTGGGCCGCCGCCGGGGCGGGGGCGTGGGGGGCGGCAACGACGAGAGGGAACAGACCCTGAACCAGCTCCTGGTGGAGATGGACGGCTTCGAGAAGGACTCCACGGTCATCGTCATGGCCGCCACCAACCGTCCCGACGTCCTGGACCCGGCCCTCCTGCGCCCGGGGCGCTTCGACCGCCAGGTGGCCATCGACGCCCCCGACGTGAAGGGCCGGGAGCAGATCCTCAGGATCCACGCCCGGGGTAAGCCCCTGGCCGAGGACGTGGACCTGGCCCTCCTGGCCAAGCGCACCCCGGGTTTCGTGGGGGCGGACCTGGAGAACCTCCTGAACGAGGCGGCCCTCCTCGCCGCCCGGGAGGGCCGGAAGAAGATCACCATGAAGGACCTGGAGGAGGCGGCCGACCGGGTGATGATGGGTCCGGCCAAGAAGAGCCTGGTCCTCACCTCCCGCGACCGCCGGATCACCGCCTACCACGAGGCGGGACACGCCCTGGCCGCCCACTACCTGGAGCATGTGGAGGGGGTGCACAAGGTGACCATCGTCCCCCGGGGGCGGGCCCTGGGCTTCATGATGCCCCGGCGGGAGGACATGCTCCACTGGTCTAGAAAGCGCCTCCTGGACCAGATCGCCGTGGCCCTGGCCGGGCGGGCGGCGGAGGAGCTGGTCTTCGAGGACGTGACCACGGGGGCGGAGAACGACTTCCGCCAGGCCACGGAGCTGGCCCGGCGGATGATCACCGAGTGGGGCATGCACCCCGAGTTCGGCCCTGTGGCCTACGCCCTGCGGGAGGACACCTACCTGGGGGGCTACGACGTGCGCCAGTACTCCGAGGCCACCGCCAAGCGCATCGACGAGGCGGTGCGCTGCCTCATCGAGGAACAGTACGGAAGGGTCAAGACCCTGCTTCAGGAGAGGCGGGAGGTCTTGGAACGGGTGGCGGAAACCCTCCTGGAGGTGGAAACCCTCACCGCAGAAGAGTTCCAGCGGGTGGTGGAGGGCCTGCCCCCGGAGCCGGCCAAGCCCGAGGAGCGGGAGGAAAAAGAGGCCCCCCGGGTGGTGCCCAAGGTTAAGCCGGGAGGCGCCCTGGGCGGGGCCTAA
- a CDS encoding endonuclease V has translation MEIPPFPKPESLEAAFALQKALAQRVVLAGSLEGVRRIAALDASHKRGKPLVAVAVLYHLERGPLSVGLGVVPEAALFPYIPGLLSFREAPAYLEALRALPEAPEALLVDGQGIAHPRGLGIAGHLGVHLDLPSLGVAKSLLYGRPEAPLPQEAGSAVRLLSPDGRPLGYAYRSRAGVKPLYVSPGHRVGVEEALAFARALPTRFRLPEPLRLAHLEAGKALRALD, from the coding sequence GTGGAGATCCCCCCCTTTCCCAAGCCGGAAAGCCTCGAGGCAGCCTTCGCCCTGCAAAAGGCCCTGGCCCAGCGGGTGGTCCTAGCGGGGAGCCTGGAGGGGGTGCGGCGCATCGCCGCCCTGGACGCCTCCCACAAGCGGGGGAAGCCCCTGGTGGCCGTGGCGGTGCTCTACCACCTGGAAAGGGGCCCCCTTTCCGTGGGCCTCGGGGTGGTGCCGGAGGCGGCGCTCTTTCCCTACATCCCGGGCCTCCTCTCCTTCCGCGAGGCCCCCGCCTACCTGGAGGCTCTGCGCGCCCTCCCCGAGGCTCCCGAGGCCCTCCTGGTGGACGGACAGGGGATCGCTCACCCCCGGGGCCTGGGGATCGCGGGCCACCTGGGGGTGCACCTGGACCTGCCGAGCCTGGGGGTGGCCAAGAGCCTCCTCTACGGCCGCCCGGAGGCACCCCTGCCCCAGGAGGCGGGGAGCGCGGTAAGGCTCCTCTCTCCCGATGGCCGCCCCCTCGGCTACGCCTACCGGAGCCGCGCCGGGGTCAAGCCCCTTTACGTCTCCCCCGGGCACCGGGTGGGGGTGGAGGAGGCCCTGGCCTTCGCGAGGGCCCTGCCCACCCGCTTCCGCCTCCCCGAGCCCCTGCGCCTGGCCCATCTGGAGGCGGGCAAAGCCCTTAGAGCCTTAGACTGA
- a CDS encoding lysophospholipid acyltransferase family protein has product MEAHQPNPVYRAAWYLARFLLHLLFGYRAEGVENVPREGPIILASNHLSILDPIAIGAGVRRPVSFLARADVFRLPLLSWLLPRLYAIPVERGQSDLSAIKSAIRALEKGMAFGIFPEGTRSRTGKLGPFKTGMAAIALRTGSPVVPVAIVGADQTWPVGRKLFRLRRPIRVIYGKPIPVPRAAKISHQELEALTQEIEAKIRELLPPQYRQS; this is encoded by the coding sequence GTGGAAGCCCACCAGCCCAACCCCGTCTACCGGGCCGCTTGGTACCTGGCCCGATTTCTCTTGCACCTTCTCTTCGGCTACCGGGCAGAAGGCGTGGAAAACGTGCCCCGGGAGGGCCCCATCATCCTGGCCAGCAACCACCTTTCCATCCTGGACCCCATCGCCATCGGGGCGGGGGTACGGCGGCCCGTGAGCTTCCTGGCCCGGGCTGACGTCTTCCGCTTGCCCCTCCTCTCCTGGCTCCTGCCCCGGCTCTACGCCATCCCCGTGGAGCGGGGGCAGAGCGACCTCTCCGCCATCAAAAGCGCCATCCGTGCCCTGGAAAAGGGGATGGCCTTCGGCATCTTCCCCGAGGGGACGAGGAGCCGCACCGGCAAGCTAGGGCCCTTCAAGACCGGGATGGCGGCCATCGCCCTGCGCACGGGAAGCCCCGTGGTGCCCGTGGCCATCGTGGGTGCGGACCAAACCTGGCCCGTGGGGCGAAAGCTCTTCCGCCTGCGCCGACCCATAAGGGTCATCTACGGCAAGCCCATCCCCGTTCCAAGAGCTGCCAAGATCTCCCACCAGGAGCTTGAAGCCTTGACGCAGGAGATAGAAGCCAAGATACGGGAACTTCTCCCTCCCCAATACCGCCAGAGCTGA
- a CDS encoding CDP-alcohol phosphatidyltransferase family protein produces the protein MVPGAKERPVQEFLNVLVFRPLAHLVVLLLYRTRVRPHHLVLFHTALTLLAAWLLALGHDLPAALLLQLKTTLDNADGQLARLRGEASEMGRYLDTELDVLGNGFLFWALGARTGAWGLALLAFLVFTLVQSYDFNLERLYKEARGFPPGSGPRDPESRLLRLLRGIYRLLFLPQDRGITALERFLQTRFRLDPFRFWDEGALVGVVNLGLSTQLFFLGVFLVFHQPGAYLTFVLLQGLYLGLWYVWRIVRAIPSPR, from the coding sequence ATGGTGCCGGGAGCCAAGGAAAGGCCGGTACAGGAGTTCCTTAACGTCCTGGTCTTCCGCCCCTTGGCCCACCTGGTGGTCCTCCTGCTGTACCGCACCCGCGTTAGGCCCCACCACCTGGTCCTCTTCCACACCGCCCTCACCCTCCTGGCCGCCTGGCTGCTGGCTTTGGGCCATGACCTCCCCGCTGCCCTTCTCCTGCAGCTCAAGACCACCTTGGACAACGCCGACGGGCAGCTGGCCCGCCTGCGGGGAGAGGCTTCCGAAATGGGCCGCTACCTGGACACGGAGCTGGACGTCCTGGGCAACGGGTTCCTCTTTTGGGCCCTGGGAGCCCGCACCGGGGCCTGGGGCCTGGCCCTTTTGGCCTTTTTGGTCTTCACCCTGGTCCAGTCCTACGACTTCAACCTGGAGCGGCTTTATAAGGAGGCCCGGGGGTTCCCTCCTGGATCGGGTCCACGCGACCCCGAAAGCCGCCTGCTGCGCCTGTTGCGGGGGATCTACCGCCTCCTCTTCCTGCCCCAGGACCGGGGGATCACCGCCCTGGAGCGCTTCCTCCAAACCCGGTTTCGCCTGGACCCTTTCCGCTTCTGGGACGAGGGGGCCCTGGTGGGGGTGGTGAACCTGGGGCTTTCCACCCAGCTTTTCTTCCTGGGGGTGTTCCTGGTCTTCCACCAGCCTGGGGCCTACCTCACCTTCGTCCTGCTTCAGGGCCTGTACCTTGGGCTTTGGTACGTATGGAGGATCGTCCGCGCTATCCCATCCCCACGGTAG
- the aroA gene encoding 3-phosphoshikimate 1-carboxyvinyltransferase, whose translation MDRPFLDLEPCGPLRGSLRVPGDKSVTHRGLMLLALSEGEGRLLHPLKAGDTLSTARALQALGAEIAEEGPHFRVRGRGLRLREPEDVLDCGNAGTLMRLLLGLLAGQEGLFAVLTGDASLRRRPMGRVVEPLRQMGAEIDGREGGKRAPLAVRGGGLRGIAYTLPVPSAQVKSALLLAGLFAEGVTEVVEPIPTRDHTERLFRHFGLPLETEGPRIRTRRAEPFPAKDLTVPGDFSSAAFFLVAALVTPGSEVTVEGVGLNPTRTGLLEVLKAMGADLEWRVLEGEGGEPVGYVRARYGPLKGVQVDPALIPLMVDEVPILAAAAAWAEGETHIPNLAELRVKESDRVQAIAHNLRALGVAVEEGPDWLRIGGGGVRRGEVEPFHDHRIAMAFAVAGLPVGVRVWEPGWAEISYPGFFGDLRRLCGAS comes from the coding sequence ATGGACCGCCCCTTCTTGGACCTCGAGCCCTGCGGCCCCTTGCGGGGGAGCTTGCGGGTACCGGGGGACAAATCCGTCACCCACCGGGGGCTCATGCTCCTGGCCCTGAGCGAGGGAGAGGGGAGGCTTCTCCACCCCTTGAAGGCGGGGGATACCCTCTCCACCGCCCGGGCCCTTCAGGCCCTGGGGGCGGAGATCGCGGAGGAGGGACCCCACTTCCGGGTGCGGGGGCGGGGCCTGCGCCTCAGGGAGCCTGAGGACGTTCTGGACTGCGGCAACGCCGGTACCCTCATGCGCCTCCTCCTGGGTCTCCTGGCGGGGCAGGAGGGGCTTTTCGCCGTCCTCACCGGGGACGCTTCCCTCAGGCGCCGCCCCATGGGCCGGGTGGTGGAGCCCTTGCGCCAGATGGGGGCCGAGATCGATGGGCGGGAGGGGGGAAAGCGGGCTCCCCTGGCGGTGCGGGGCGGGGGGCTAAGGGGCATCGCCTACACCCTCCCCGTCCCCAGCGCCCAGGTGAAAAGCGCCCTCCTCCTGGCGGGCCTCTTCGCCGAAGGGGTCACGGAGGTGGTGGAGCCCATCCCCACCCGGGACCACACGGAAAGGCTTTTTCGCCACTTTGGGCTTCCCCTGGAGACCGAGGGCCCGCGTATCCGCACCCGGAGGGCCGAGCCCTTCCCCGCCAAGGACCTCACCGTGCCCGGGGACTTCTCCTCGGCGGCCTTTTTCCTGGTGGCGGCCCTCGTCACCCCGGGTTCCGAGGTCACCGTGGAGGGCGTGGGCCTGAACCCCACCCGCACCGGCCTCCTGGAGGTGCTGAAGGCCATGGGGGCGGATCTGGAGTGGCGGGTGCTGGAAGGGGAGGGGGGGGAGCCCGTGGGCTATGTGCGGGCCCGGTATGGTCCCCTGAAGGGGGTCCAGGTGGACCCCGCCCTCATCCCCCTCATGGTGGATGAGGTGCCCATCCTGGCCGCCGCCGCCGCCTGGGCGGAAGGGGAGACCCACATCCCGAACCTTGCCGAGCTCCGGGTGAAGGAATCGGACCGGGTCCAGGCCATCGCCCACAACCTCCGCGCCCTGGGGGTGGCGGTGGAGGAGGGGCCGGACTGGCTCCGCATCGGGGGCGGTGGGGTGCGAAGGGGGGAGGTGGAACCCTTCCACGACCACCGCATCGCCATGGCCTTCGCCGTGGCCGGCCTCCCCGTGGGGGTGAGGGTTTGGGAACCAGGGTGGGCGGAGATTTCCTACCCGGGGTTTTTCGGGGACCTCCGGCGGCTATGCGGGGCATCGTGA
- the dnaK gene encoding molecular chaperone DnaK encodes MAKAVGIDLGTTNSVIAILEGGKPVVLENAEGERVTPSVVAFRDGETLVGRMAKRQAVLNPEGTLFEIKRFIGRRFEEVREEAKRVPYKVVPGPDGGVRVEVKGKLYTPEEISAMVLRKLVEDASKKLGERITKAVITVPAYFNNAQREATANAGRIAGLEVLRIINEPTAAALAYGLDKKGNETVLVFDLGGGTFDVTVLEIGEGVFEVKATSGDTHLGGSDMDHAIVNWLAEEFRREYGVDLKADRQALQRLIEAAEKAKIELSSTFETTISLPFIALDPASKTPLHLEKKLTRARFEELIEPLLRRLRAPVEQALKDAGLSPGQIDEVILVGGATRVPAVERMVRELLGKEPNRSVNPDEVVAMGAAIQAGVLVGEVRDVVLLDVTPLSLGVETKGGVMTVLIPRNTTIPTRKCEVFTTAEHNQTAVEVHVLQGERPMAQDNKSLGRFRLEGIPPMPAGVPQIEVCFDIDANGILHVTAKEKSTGKAASITIQNTTTLSEEEIQRIIAEAQRHAEEDRRRKEHAELRNTLDSARVQAERVLQEKQGSPEARSRLETAIAKAKELVEKDAPDPELKAATQELLQAVEAYEKSVGAPGGQRPDDVIDADYKPAE; translated from the coding sequence ATGGCCAAGGCAGTGGGCATTGACCTGGGCACCACCAACAGCGTGATCGCCATTCTGGAGGGCGGCAAGCCGGTGGTGCTGGAAAACGCCGAAGGGGAGAGGGTCACGCCCAGCGTGGTAGCCTTCCGGGACGGGGAAACCCTGGTGGGGCGCATGGCCAAGCGCCAGGCGGTCCTGAACCCTGAGGGCACCCTCTTCGAGATCAAGCGCTTCATCGGCCGCCGCTTCGAAGAGGTGCGGGAGGAGGCCAAGCGGGTGCCCTACAAGGTGGTCCCGGGCCCCGACGGGGGCGTGCGGGTGGAGGTGAAGGGCAAGCTCTACACCCCCGAGGAGATCAGCGCCATGGTCCTCCGCAAGCTGGTGGAGGACGCCTCCAAGAAGCTCGGGGAACGGATCACCAAGGCGGTGATCACCGTGCCCGCCTACTTCAACAACGCCCAGCGGGAGGCCACGGCCAACGCGGGCAGGATCGCCGGGCTGGAGGTCCTGCGCATCATCAACGAGCCCACGGCGGCCGCCCTGGCCTACGGCCTGGACAAGAAGGGGAACGAGACCGTCCTGGTCTTCGACCTGGGGGGCGGCACCTTCGACGTGACGGTGCTGGAGATCGGGGAAGGGGTCTTCGAGGTGAAGGCCACCTCCGGGGACACCCACCTGGGCGGCAGCGACATGGACCACGCCATCGTGAACTGGCTGGCCGAGGAGTTCCGCCGGGAGTACGGGGTGGACCTCAAGGCGGACCGCCAGGCCCTCCAGCGCCTCATCGAGGCGGCGGAGAAGGCCAAGATCGAGCTCTCCAGCACCTTCGAGACCACCATCAGCCTCCCCTTCATCGCCCTGGACCCGGCCAGCAAGACGCCCCTCCACCTGGAGAAGAAGCTCACACGGGCCAGGTTCGAGGAGCTCATCGAGCCTCTCCTGAGGCGCCTCCGCGCCCCCGTGGAACAGGCCCTGAAGGACGCAGGGCTTTCCCCGGGCCAGATCGACGAGGTCATCCTGGTGGGCGGGGCCACCCGGGTGCCCGCGGTGGAGCGGATGGTGCGGGAGCTTCTGGGCAAGGAGCCCAACCGCTCCGTGAACCCCGACGAGGTGGTGGCCATGGGAGCCGCCATCCAGGCGGGGGTGCTGGTGGGCGAGGTGCGGGACGTGGTCCTCCTGGACGTCACCCCCCTCTCCCTGGGGGTGGAGACCAAGGGCGGGGTGATGACCGTCCTCATCCCCCGGAACACCACCATCCCCACCCGCAAGTGCGAGGTCTTCACCACCGCCGAGCACAACCAGACCGCGGTGGAGGTCCACGTCCTGCAAGGGGAGCGCCCCATGGCCCAGGACAACAAGAGCCTGGGCCGCTTCCGCCTCGAGGGCATCCCCCCCATGCCCGCTGGAGTCCCCCAGATTGAGGTCTGCTTCGACATCGACGCCAACGGCATCCTCCACGTGACCGCAAAGGAGAAGTCCACGGGCAAGGCGGCCTCCATCACCATCCAGAACACCACCACCCTCTCCGAAGAAGAGATCCAGCGCATCATCGCCGAGGCCCAGCGCCACGCGGAGGAGGACCGCCGCCGCAAGGAGCACGCGGAGCTCAGGAACACCCTGGACTCCGCCCGGGTGCAGGCGGAAAGGGTGCTCCAGGAGAAGCAGGGTAGCCCCGAGGCCCGCTCCCGCCTGGAGACGGCCATCGCCAAGGCCAAGGAGCTGGTGGAGAAGGACGCCCCCGACCCCGAGCTGAAGGCGGCTACCCAGGAGCTTTTGCAGGCGGTGGAGGCCTACGAAAAGAGCGTGGGCGCCCCTGGGGGCCAGCGCCCCGACGACGTGATCGACGCCGACTACAAGCCCGCCGAATGA
- a CDS encoding SIS domain-containing protein: MRDLDREETYLADRRGLALELRDLVGSGPVPKEAYPSPHAAIGYGEGWFAAALSGLPDWTEEGSLFVLEGGYDLGEGAALALLAEGGRARVVRLGFREGAEVYLPPSPLNPYRYLRFLLLATGREGALKEVDEALLRERRRLGPEVPLEQNPAKFLAYTLLERLPLLYAPFFRPLEGAAQSLLARIGKSLSLTPPHSALEFFLTGMEARHEQGDPLAAVLLGEGEAVRLAKEILETRVDAVAEVPPQGESRLAQAVALWYRLAWTAYYLALLYGVDPSDPEVLERLREAT, encoded by the coding sequence ATGCGCGACCTGGACCGCGAGGAAACCTACCTGGCCGACCGCCGGGGCCTGGCCCTGGAGCTGAGGGACCTGGTGGGCTCGGGGCCGGTGCCCAAGGAGGCCTACCCCAGCCCCCACGCCGCCATAGGCTACGGGGAGGGCTGGTTCGCCGCGGCGCTTTCCGGCCTCCCCGACTGGACGGAGGAGGGCAGCCTCTTCGTCCTGGAAGGGGGGTACGACCTGGGAGAGGGGGCCGCCCTGGCCCTCCTGGCGGAGGGAGGACGGGCACGGGTGGTGCGCCTGGGCTTCCGGGAAGGGGCGGAGGTCTACCTCCCCCCCAGCCCCCTGAACCCCTACCGCTACCTGCGCTTCCTCCTCCTGGCCACCGGGCGGGAGGGGGCCCTGAAGGAGGTGGACGAGGCCCTCCTTAGAGAAAGGCGCCGCCTGGGGCCGGAGGTACCCCTGGAACAAAACCCGGCCAAGTTCCTGGCCTACACCCTCCTGGAAAGGCTTCCCCTCCTCTACGCCCCCTTCTTCCGCCCCCTGGAGGGGGCGGCGCAGAGCCTCCTCGCCCGCATCGGCAAAAGCCTCTCCCTCACCCCGCCCCACAGCGCCCTGGAGTTCTTCCTCACGGGGATGGAAGCCCGCCACGAGCAGGGGGACCCCCTGGCCGCCGTCCTCCTGGGGGAAGGGGAAGCGGTGAGGCTCGCCAAGGAGATCCTGGAAACCCGGGTGGACGCGGTGGCCGAGGTACCCCCCCAGGGGGAAAGCCGCCTGGCCCAGGCGGTGGCCCTCTGGTACCGCCTGGCCTGGACCGCCTACTACCTGGCCCTCCTCTACGGGGTGGACCCCTCCGACCCCGAGGTGCTGGAGCGCCTCCGGGAGGCCACCTAA